The following are from one region of the Phormidium sp. PBR-2020 genome:
- the mutY gene encoding A/G-specific adenine glycosylase yields MGGHSRQFSDTQRHQLRRSLLEWYRHQGRSLPWRDHPTPYRIWISEVMLQQTQVKTVLPYFERWMQQFPDVQRLAQADLQTVLKAWEGLGYYARARNLHRSAQEICDRHHGEFPQSYDEVLALPGIGRSTAGAILSAAFAQPQPLLDGNVKRVLARLIALAVPPSKALTELWDLSGQLLDPQNPRDFNQAIMDLGATCCTPKNPACLLCPWRHECQAYQTHTQQDLPMTESRSPLPHKEIGVAVIWNDRQQILIDRRPEEGLLGGLWEFPGGKLEAGESYPDCIRREIQEELAIDVEVGDHLITVSHAYSHFKVSLHVYHCRHLSGDPQALESQEIRWVRLDELDEFPFPKANSKIIAALREADTQKD; encoded by the coding sequence ATGGGGGGGCATTCGAGACAATTCAGCGACACCCAACGCCACCAGTTACGGCGATCGCTGCTGGAGTGGTATCGTCACCAGGGGCGATCGCTTCCCTGGCGAGATCACCCCACCCCGTACCGAATCTGGATTTCGGAAGTGATGTTGCAACAGACGCAAGTGAAAACCGTTCTCCCTTACTTTGAACGGTGGATGCAGCAGTTCCCCGATGTGCAACGTTTGGCCCAAGCCGACTTACAAACCGTTCTCAAAGCCTGGGAAGGATTAGGCTACTATGCCCGGGCCCGCAACCTGCACCGAAGTGCCCAAGAGATTTGCGATCGCCATCATGGGGAATTTCCCCAAAGCTATGATGAGGTATTAGCCCTTCCCGGAATTGGCCGCAGTACCGCTGGAGCAATTCTTAGTGCTGCATTTGCCCAACCTCAGCCCCTACTCGATGGCAACGTTAAACGAGTCTTAGCCCGACTGATTGCCCTAGCCGTTCCCCCGTCCAAAGCCTTAACGGAACTGTGGGATCTCTCGGGTCAACTTCTCGATCCTCAAAACCCCCGAGACTTCAACCAAGCCATCATGGACTTGGGGGCCACCTGTTGCACCCCCAAAAATCCCGCTTGTCTACTTTGTCCCTGGCGGCATGAATGCCAAGCCTATCAAACCCATACTCAACAGGATCTTCCCATGACTGAATCCCGTTCACCCCTACCCCACAAAGAAATTGGCGTGGCCGTAATTTGGAACGATCGCCAACAAATTTTGATTGATCGCCGTCCCGAGGAGGGTCTCCTGGGGGGCCTGTGGGAGTTCCCTGGCGGTAAACTCGAAGCCGGTGAATCTTATCCCGACTGTATTCGCCGTGAAATCCAAGAAGAACTGGCCATTGATGTGGAAGTCGGCGATCACCTAATTACCGTCAGCCACGCCTACAGTCACTTCAAAGTCTCTCTCCATGTCTATCACTGTCGGCATCTATCGGGAGACCCCCAAGCCCTCGAATCCCAGGAAATCCGCTGGGTAAGGTTAGATGAACTCGATGAGTTTCCCTTCCCCAAAGCTAACAGCAAGATTATCGCCGCCCTGCGAGAGGCCGATACTCAGAAGGATTAG